The DNA region CACCAAATCTTTTCCAAAAAAGATATATTTAATAGGGTATTATTGGGCTTAAGCATACGATACTTCCTTGACAGGGCCCTTCCCAGTTTTTTTCACAATTCTGAAAACTTTTGATCCaaagtaagaaataataaaataaatcaaataaaaatctaaaaatacattttttaccttataaaaatatatcttttacaACTTAGGAAATGAGAACCAATACGTCTTGGAACAAGAATGAGTCCAATTGGTTATATTACTCATTAACATTACCCTTCCAAGTATTTTCTCCCCCTTCTAAATTGGATAAGAAATACTAATTAACTGACCACCCAAATAGGGAATACCTAATTACTGTTGATTGATCTTACATACATGGATTTGTGTGGAGCAATTGTGTTAGATACTAGATCTGTATGAAAACAAATATAAACACACAATAACAATCTAACTGGAACAATCACAAATGATGCAGAACCATAAGCAAAGACGGGTAAAAAATCTTAACTTTAGAAAATTGGGTATATCTAACAACTGAGTTCTCTTGCGAAAACACAAACAAGAATAAACATTTACTACAAATTTAATTAAGCAATAGAAACTTTAGCACCAGCTTCTTCGAGCTGTTTCTTAGCTTCTTCAGCCTCATCCTTGGAAACGCCTTCCTTAAATTTCTTAGGCAATCCTTCAATCAATTCCTTAGCTTCTTTCAAAGCCAAGCTAGTTAAAGCCCTAACAGCCTTAATTGTCGCAATTCTAGCATTACTCGGCActtcatcaataacaacatcaaattcCGTCTTCTCCTCCACTACAGCCGGTGCATCGGCTGCGCCGGCCCCAGGGGCGGCGACTACGGCTGCCGGAGCAAAGGATGCGGCGGAGACACCGAGTTTGTCTTGAAGGTATTCGACGAGTTTTTGGGCGTCAGCTAGGGTTAAATTGGAGATTTCATCACCGAGGGTAACGACTTTTTCCGGTGCCTCTACGGCGGCGATAGGGCGGACGAAGATGGCGCGGCGGTGGTGGAGTTTGGGAGTGAGGAGAGGGAGTTGTAGGTTTTTGGTGGGGAAAGAAACAGAAGGGTGTGCGGATTGGGGGGCAATGTGAGAGGGAGAACGAAGGGTAATTGTGGATAATGTGGAAGCCATTGTAGTGGAAGAGCTAAAGAGAATTTGAGAGATGAGTGAAAGAGGAAACGAGAGAGAGTAGGATAAGGGGATTGAAATTTGTGTTGATAAGGTCCTATGTGGCTCCtctcattttttccttttggtttatttattattgtataaaattataagaaaacgaattttttcaaaaaagaaattaaatctATATTTTGGGCTCTTATATTTTTGGAATAGGATTTTGTTTTAGATCATATAAAACTTACTTTAAAATCTTGATAAAATAAAATGCACTGTAATACTAATCActgaaaacaaaacaaaattctCTATATTCAAAGTACATCTCTGAGTTTTATTGATTCTTGAAAACTAATACTACATGATTTGAACACATGAAAGATTTATAGAGAAAATTTTAAAGAGAGTTAGCCTTATTTGTttttaagacgtctgaatctgaataatTAATATGTTGTCTTtagatctgaacactgaatgTTAAGACTatttgtttttcaacatctgaatgtgcataatgtaaTTATTGAAACATAATAAgcatacaattcaaataaaaagtaaccaaatattacaaaaaatataaatctaataaaattaaattattatttgataaaacaaaaaatatttatgttagCTAGTGATGATAGAGATGCTttatggtggtggtggtggtgatagtTGTGATGGTGGAGGTGGTTGGTGTTGTAGTGACTGACACAATGGTGGCGGTtggtagtggtggtggtggttatgATTGTGAGTTGGTTGATGCTAGTAATTGACGGTGTTGATGGTGGTGGCTAAAGAATGTGTGATGTTTGAGGATGGTGTAGGTTGTGGTTGGCGGCAGCGCAAGTTATGATGGTAGAGTTGGTTGGTAGTAAGGATTGACAAAAGCGGCAGCTCGCGATGGTGGCGGCGGTTGGCGGTGGTATTGATATAATTATAACGAGAGAGGTGGTAGGTGTTGTAGCGACTGATAGTAGTGGTTGTCAGCGGTGGTGGTT from Lycium ferocissimum isolate CSIRO_LF1 chromosome 2, AGI_CSIRO_Lferr_CH_V1, whole genome shotgun sequence includes:
- the LOC132047210 gene encoding large ribosomal subunit protein bL12c-like, whose protein sequence is MASTLSTITLRSPSHIAPQSAHPSVSFPTKNLQLPLLTPKLHHRRAIFVRPIAAVEAPEKVVTLGDEISNLTLADAQKLVEYLQDKLGVSAASFAPAAVVAAPGAGAADAPAVVEEKTEFDVVIDEVPSNARIATIKAVRALTSLALKEAKELIEGLPKKFKEGVSKDEAEEAKKQLEEAGAKVSIA